In a single window of the Cucumis melo cultivar AY chromosome 11, USDA_Cmelo_AY_1.0, whole genome shotgun sequence genome:
- the LOC103501918 gene encoding tetraspanin-3 — protein MRTSNHLIGLLNFLTFVLSIPILAGGIWLSSKANSTECLRFLQWPLIIIGVAIMVVSLAGFAGACYRNTFLMWLYLFVMFFIIVALIVFIVFAYAVTDKGSGRTVPSRVYLDYYLQDYSGWLKDRVAEESYWEKISSCIRDSKVCKKMGRIVGGVPESVEMFSLRKLSPIESGCCKPPSDCGFAYQNETVWTGVEGTGMVLVNSDCTNWNNDQSELCYNCDSCKAGVLASLKRSWRKVSVINIVVLIILVIAYVIGLAAFRNNRRIDNEEASGEARMEKARPSWIHS, from the exons ATGAGAACTAGCAACCATTTGATTGGGTTACTCAACTTCCTAACTTTCGTCCTCTCAATCCCCATCCTCGCTGGTGGGATATGGCTCAGTAGCAAAGCCAACAGTACCGAGTGTCTTAGATTCCTTCAGTGGCCCTTGATCATAATCGGAGTTGCGATTATGGTTGTTTCACTCGCTGGATTTGCCGGCGCGTGTTACCGGAACACTTTTCTCATGTGGCTTTACCTCTTTGTTATGTTTTTCATCATCGTTGCTTTGATTGTTTTTATTGTCTTTGCTTATGCTGTCACTGATAAAGGCTCTGGCCGGACAGTCCCCAGTAGGGTGTATTTGGATTATTATCTTCAGGATTATTCCGGTTGGTTGAAGGATCGAGTTGCAGAGGAGAGCTATTGGGAGAAAATCAGTTCGTGTATTAGAGATTCTAAGGTTTGTAAGAAGATGGGAAGAATTGTTGGGGGTGTTCCTGAGTCTGTTGAAATGTTTAGTCTCAGGAAGCTCAGCCCTATTGAG TCTGGTTGCTGTAAGCCTCCTTCAGATTGTGGCTTTGCTTATCAAAATGAGACTGTGTGGACTGGTGTAGAAGGGACGGGGATGGTGCTTGTCAATTCAGATTGCACGAACTGGAACAATGATCAATCGGAGCTCTGTTACAACTGCGACTCTTGTAAAGCAGGCGTGCTGGCCAGCCTCAAGAGAAGCTGGAGGAAAGTCTCGGTTATTAACATCGTTGTCTTGATCATTCTAGTGATTGCTTATGTCATTGGCCTTGCAGCATTCAGGAACAACCGACGCATCGATAACGAAGAAGCATCCGGGGAAGCGCGGATGGAGAAGGCACGACCAAGCTGGATTCATTCTTAA